The genomic segment CAAGATTCACAGCGGCACCTCCCGCACTCCGGACACATGATCGACGGTCTTGTCGCACACTCCGGAGGTGGCTCCTTGCTGAAGGTCGCCGCAGCAGCCGCCGCCGCTGCGGCCGCCGCAGATGATGGTTGCTTGCTGATGGTGGGCAGCACCAGATTTCTTGGCCTCTGCAGACTCCTAGGGGGTTGAGGGGGCGGCGACGGCGTCGCTGCCGGCGGCGGCGATACCTTGAATGGGGTCTCCACATACTCGTTGGTGGTCCGTTCATTTTCGGGCCTTGGAACGGTGAGAGTTACAGGCGGCGCTGGCCGTAATGGTGCCAATGGAGCCGTTAGCGGGGGAATATTCATTATAGGCGCCCGCGGACGGTTAGCACGCGGCAGGGACGTAAGCCCTCCATGGTTAGCCATGTGGTCGGAATTAACGCCCGAACCAGCCTGCACCGTGGT from the Diabrotica undecimpunctata isolate CICGRU chromosome 1, icDiaUnde3, whole genome shotgun sequence genome contains:
- the sty gene encoding protein sprouty homolog 3 — its product is MANHGGLTSLPRANRPRAPIMNIPPLTAPLAPLRPAPPVTLTVPRPENERTTNEYVETPFKVSPPPAATPSPPPQPPRSLQRPRNLVLPTISKQPSSAAAAAAAAAAATFSKEPPPECATRPSIMCPECGRCRCESCQVPRALPQKWVCNNSCLVSADSVIDYASCLCCVKGLFYHCSDTDGGESCADDPCGCGPDRRTARWSCLATLSCVLPCLWLYWPLRGCKRAVEACYARHSRTGCRCRPPLPTPEKRLLDSTSDY